ATGTGGTTGGTCGCGTTTACTTTGGCTGTGTTTCAAAACCTAGTGATACACCCACATAGACAGCATTTTGGGTCAATGGGAACTCGCCCAAAAAGATGCTCGCTCAAAACTGTTGTAGTAGTCAACTAACTAGTGACACACAGCCTTGAGTTCAGTGGCAGTGTATCACATGTATCGGTTCTCGGCGCATGTGAAGTAGATATCAAACCCACTCTGCTGAAGTGCTGCGTGTCGAACAACTTTGATTGCCAACATTGATTTCTCTGGTTTTATTTCGTCCCATTCTCGTTGGagacattatttgttttgttaacattagttgaaATAAAATGACTGAGCAATCGGCCCTGCTTCTGCGAAAACAGCTAGCAGGTAGGTGGCTAACTGTTAGCGTGAATAGTACAAAATAATATCATACTAACTATTTTTATCCACACCATTTGATTTCTTTAACTAAAGTATATAGTGTTTAACAGTGTTTGTGTAAGAACTTACACGCTTCGTATTTCCACTTGTAAAGTAATAAGGTCAGAAGGCTTTGCTAGCATGCTAGCGCCTAATAAGTTGGGAGGTATAAACATGTTGGCCACAAAGCTTATaccttttattttaagaaaacaaACCATTTTTTAAACAAGCTATTTTAGATATTTGTAAACAATAGCAATGAGTGTAAAAACGAAGTTTACCGGTTAGAGTATCAGCTGACACGTGTTAGTATGCAGTGAGCAAATTATGAAACAAAAAAGCTAATTATTTAAGCTTTTAATATAATCACATGCATATAAGTACATAACGATCTTTGGTCTTTATACCTGCATATTAAAATCAATCGATTTTAATACATCAAGTAATCAAAATACACAATAGatatagcttttatttatttatttatttttttaaataatataagttGGTTTTCTTACAGAGCTCAACAAAAACCCAGTGGAAGGTTTTTCTGCAGGTcttattgatgatgatgatatctACCAGTGGGAGGTTGTCGTGATTGGCCCTCAAGACACACTGTTGTAAGTTAACCAATCCTGTTACCAGCCATGTGGTGTTTGGGTTAAGCTGAAAGATTGGCCAGTTGACTTATCTAGTCTTCAAACTAAACCATTTGCTCATATTTCTGTTTTTGATTTACAGTGAAGGTGGATTTTTTAAGGCACATCTCAATTTCCCTCATGATTATCCACTTCGGCCTCCCAAGATGAAGTTTGTTACAGAGATCTGGCATCCTAATGGTGAGTGCATGCTGGCGAAATCGTTGTCCCTGTAGTGGCAGACATTGATGTAATTCTTCATCTCTTAACTAGTCGCAAAGAACGGAGATGTGTGCATTTCCATCCTACATGAGCCTGGAGAGGACAAATTTGGCTATGAGAAACCTGAGGAGCGTTGGCTGCCCATCCACACTGTAGAGACCATCATGATTAGTGTGATCTCCATGTTAGCTGACCCCAACGGAGACTCGCCCGCCAACGTGGACGCAGCTGTAAGTTTACTGATTTTTGATGATTTGATGAAGTTGGCATGCAATCAAAATTAACATCCATTTGTGATCAGATTGTACAGTAAAAGTTATTCCCATATTTTAGTGGTTGAgagctatggaagcctgtttacaccactgaataaaaaatgagaaaaagGTAATGgtcagtttgtatctcacaacttttttttttttaaatgtctcgcAATTATAATTTCCCCTccttagaattgagatataaactcgcaattctgacttgttttttctcagtattgcgtgatataaattcaaaattgtgagatgcaaacccgcaattgcgagttataaaatcaaaattgtgagatattgttgtgaacttttctcagagaccaggagacgttttggatatcttgaagcagaagtttctctttattgagatcctagctgttcgttcgctgcagtcatcaaaagtcgtctgactaatgtcagatacaatacagtttaaatatatttccagggggaggattacatagaggtggcgtcaatctaaacaaagcatgcaaatgcagtacaggaatcagcccgttaccagagttccccagccctgatctcattatcataacagtgtcattcataggcataggtgctaatccaatcagtctgacagtattgcccataccttcacattatcatagagacaaaggcatcgctgtagcttgagaacaaaaggttaatgtctcagacacctgggctgcctgatttgatcttcttagaatgtcatcatctgtacctttagaagctaaatagaatatacttcactttagattttcctgtgaagctttgtcagaacatatgatcaacatttcttaaatttgtaatcctacaatcccctctttgagagttctaataactctcacataaaacaaatttaaacctCCATAAGTCCATTCTGTAGCCTATGTTGGTTAACATAAGCCCCatcttgcagtcatgtaacttgtaaaagttacaggcacatataacattatcctgtgtcttgtcctagatttacttaggtgtaatagttcttttcagaaccataaTTGTTGACACGTGCGACAATGGGATGGTAAAATGTCGTacaaactacatgatgtcacagaaaatcatgtagcataagagtggaagtcttgaagtctatggcgcctgaatagctgtgaagtctgttttctgtagtctgtttcccacgtagattcactcagatgactctttgtcctcatgaagcttgttcatggatgtctgaaGTAATGCTTCACACCAGGGTTTCGCGTATGAAGATGACTTGGTATATACACCTGAAgcacaagaaaacaaagaaacagcagaccagcagtattcatgcatagacgTTTTTAGACTTttgttgatcgtatagtggttttaattattacattaaaattctagtgatcgtatagtgtttttttttcttaacctaatcttaatttgacacctatagaccagtgaggtggggattaaaagtactaaaggggaaaaacctatcaggaaatgttcaccgcaggattggcccccgaggcttattgcacttcggttctttcctgggctcctcactggtttgtgtgtcctaatctgtccctttaagtgttgtgcacactgtatagtgtgagacataagttcctaaagcagaacaaaaatacatgtatttccaaaacaatgcaatcactacatttcagtcctctaattaaacatcagtcctggtagacatcataacagaggatgggttactgaataaaatattctggtatggctgagtgttcttaaccaagtgtccccaagtttggggggagtgatattcaacttccctttgttgtgttaacaaagagtctttcatctttgttgtagattactggggtaattaagaattcacagccttagcagttagcacctcagcaagctgcccagtgagtttggtgtagtggggaggtgctgttttagcattgctagcagactgtgtaaaagctgatttacattgttcatttcttttacgtattttttgtttttcctgcattctttCATCAAGTGTCCAGGTTTTccgcagtaatgacaactaccctctctcttaggacatttattttcctgtcggttctctgttttcaacttaaaggaagctgctgcaatctttactctggctttaacatcagagtttctttcccaaatagctaacctgtccaagttgctttgcagggttctattggaccatgtgagatctaagaaaggcagtgcatttctatattctgttaaaagaccatcaaaccatgtacgagctagtggtcctttatcatctagcaccttctctggagtgtcagctattccactgtatgctgcagctgactgacaaaacctttcagtgtactcacttacagtttcatccttcttttgcacacagttagtgattctggaccagtctgttttgggtcctatgatattctttagaatttttaaaacaccttctctcaaatcgcctttattggcatgttgtagttcagaagtaacagcagactcaaaactgttgaattcagattcagttagaatttgtgacatcagctgtgtgacttctgctaacgacatgtcataaagacgcattttgctgttcaatgctcttctgaattcagaaaaacctgtgcgtgctgaaggtaagctctgggacaatctctctatGTCTTTAGGTCCAAGCATTCTTGCAATTGCTTGTACCTGAACAACAGAAGAGTTGGGAGGAACATTTTCAATTCCCTGAGATCTTCTCCTAGCACCACAAACCTTCACTGAATTTACTGCATTTTCCTCCATCGTTATAGTATTGCTACTGTCTTgtctacatgaagactgtaagtcaggatagctttcatctgactgttggtcttttgaatcaATTTTGGTTGAAGCCTGGTTATAGCCCACCTTTTTAGTGAAACGGGACAATCTATTgtgcagctgttggttttgttctttcaacttagtgatacactgagcctgttcttgtgctaacgatagtgtaaattctctgtggcagcagataatgccttttaggtttttctttcggatacatgttccgagtacctttttgcattcttcaattgaccaaactttatctggatcaataccaaatttctttgtcaaatcaaattttactgactcagtcactattgagtccatatgctctcctaacaatgatttaaactcatcgt
The genomic region above belongs to Garra rufa chromosome 19, GarRuf1.0, whole genome shotgun sequence and contains:
- the ube2g1b gene encoding ubiquitin-conjugating enzyme E2G 1b, producing MTEQSALLLRKQLAELNKNPVEGFSAGLIDDDDIYQWEVVVIGPQDTLFEGGFFKAHLNFPHDYPLRPPKMKFVTEIWHPNVAKNGDVCISILHEPGEDKFGYEKPEERWLPIHTVETIMISVISMLADPNGDSPANVDAAKEWREDPNGEFKRKVARCVRKSQEMAFD